The following are encoded in a window of Alphaproteobacteria bacterium genomic DNA:
- the rpsG gene encoding 30S ribosomal protein S7 has protein sequence MSRRRRPEKREILPDPKFGDLVLSKFMNNIMLDGKKSTAEGIVYGAFETIEQRAKKDPLGIFHDALNNVKPGIEVRSRRVGGATYQVPVEVRTERAQALAIRWLISAARARSEKTMAGRLSGELMDAASNRGNAVKKREDTHRMAEANRAFSHYRW, from the coding sequence ATGTCCCGTCGCCGCCGCCCAGAGAAGCGCGAGATTCTCCCCGATCCGAAGTTCGGTGATCTCGTCCTGTCGAAGTTCATGAACAACATCATGCTCGACGGCAAGAAATCCACCGCCGAAGGAATCGTCTACGGCGCGTTCGAGACGATCGAGCAGCGCGCCAAGAAGGACCCGCTCGGGATCTTCCACGACGCTCTGAACAACGTCAAGCCGGGCATCGAGGTCCGCAGCCGCCGAGTCGGCGGCGCGACCTACCAGGTCCCGGTCGAGGTGCGCACCGAGCGCGCCCAGGCCCTCGCCATCCGCTGGCTCATCTCCGCCGCCCGCGCGCGCTCGGAGAAGACCATGGCCGGCCGCCTCTCGGGCGAGCTGATGGACGCCGCCTCGAACCGCGGCAACGCGGTGAAGAAGCGCGAGGACACGCACCGGATGGCCGAGGCCAACCGCGCCTTCTCGCACTACCGCTGGTAA
- the rpsL gene encoding 30S ribosomal protein S12, producing the protein MPTINQLIRKGRDPQKAKSKVPAMEQNPQKRGVCTRVYTTTPKKPNSALRKVAKVRLTNQREVISYIPGEGHNLQEHSVVLIRGGRVRDLPGVRYHVLRGVLDTQGVKDRRQSRSKYGAKRPK; encoded by the coding sequence ATGCCGACGATCAACCAGCTGATCCGCAAGGGTCGCGACCCGCAGAAGGCCAAGTCCAAGGTCCCTGCGATGGAGCAGAACCCGCAAAAGCGCGGAGTCTGCACCCGAGTCTATACGACGACCCCGAAGAAGCCGAACTCGGCTCTGCGCAAGGTGGCCAAGGTCCGCCTGACCAACCAGCGCGAGGTGATCAGCTACATTCCCGGCGAGGGCCACAACCTCCAGGAGCACAGCGTCGTGCTGATCCGCGGCGGCCGTGTGCGCGACCTTCCGGGCGTTCGCTATCACGTGCTTCGCGGCGTGCTCGACACCCAGGGTGTGAAGGACCGCCGCCAGAGCCGTTCGAAATACGGCGCCAAGCGCCCCAAATAA
- a CDS encoding MerR family transcriptional regulator, whose protein sequence is MDDAIDIRQVVRLTGLTSRALRFYEARGLVAPLRTNSGQRLYGAASLERINQIVALKRAGLTLAQIERLTARGPLDLARLIDAQLEALEARRAEIAEARALLVSVKSRIGRGEPVDVATFCSLIRQGESIMEPENWKAVTDRYFTPEEKARWSERMSAVPGDFDQEAYSRQWAELSARIEAALPLDPASDEAQALLGEWQALLAPFTSVATPEMMAGATKLYDRMDEWKGEQKPPFSTDVWRFIQEAGKARAG, encoded by the coding sequence ATGGACGATGCGATCGACATCAGGCAGGTGGTGCGGCTGACCGGGCTGACCTCGCGCGCATTGCGCTTCTACGAGGCGCGGGGGCTGGTCGCGCCGCTCCGCACCAACAGCGGCCAGCGGCTCTACGGCGCCGCTTCGCTGGAGCGGATCAACCAGATCGTCGCCCTGAAGCGGGCCGGGCTGACGCTGGCCCAGATCGAGCGCCTGACCGCGCGCGGCCCGCTGGACCTCGCCCGCCTCATCGACGCCCAGCTCGAAGCGCTCGAGGCGCGCCGCGCGGAGATCGCCGAGGCCAGGGCGCTGCTCGTTTCCGTCAAGTCACGCATCGGCCGCGGCGAGCCCGTCGATGTCGCGACCTTCTGCTCGCTGATACGCCAAGGAGAATCGATCATGGAGCCCGAAAACTGGAAGGCGGTCACCGACCGCTACTTCACGCCCGAGGAGAAAGCGCGCTGGTCCGAGCGGATGAGCGCCGTGCCCGGCGACTTCGACCAGGAAGCCTATAGCCGCCAATGGGCCGAGCTTTCGGCGCGAATCGAGGCGGCGCTTCCACTCGATCCGGCGAGCGACGAGGCGCAGGCGCTGCTCGGCGAATGGCAGGCGTTGCTCGCCCCGTTCACGTCGGTGGCCACGCCGGAGATGATGGCCGGAGCGACCAAGCTCTACGACCGCATGGACGAATGGAAGGGCGAGCAGAAGCCGCCTTTCTCGACGGACGTGTGGCGCTTCATCCAGGAGGCGGGGAAGGCGCGGGCCGGTTGA
- a CDS encoding sulfotransferase, translated as MTVRIAMWSGPRNLSTAMMRSFGNRADTFVSDEPYYGAFLKASGAPHPMAAEVIAAMDCDWASVARSLAGPVPDGRRVWYQKHMWHHMVGPVGYEDFAAGFTHAFLIRAPELMIASYLRKREAARFEDFGLARQAEFFEREADRLGKPPPVVDANDVLADPQGTLTALCAALGIPWDSAMLRWPAGRRASDGVWAPHWYQAVEASTGFGPPEPLPVLESEAARLADRCRPYYERLVRHRLEPAALD; from the coding sequence ATGACCGTGCGCATCGCCATGTGGTCCGGGCCGCGCAACCTTTCGACGGCGATGATGCGAAGCTTCGGCAACCGCGCCGACACGTTCGTCTCCGACGAGCCCTATTACGGCGCCTTCCTCAAGGCCAGCGGCGCGCCGCATCCGATGGCGGCCGAGGTGATCGCCGCGATGGACTGCGACTGGGCGAGCGTCGCGCGCTCCTTAGCGGGGCCCGTGCCGGACGGCCGCCGGGTCTGGTACCAGAAGCATATGTGGCACCACATGGTCGGTCCCGTGGGTTATGAGGATTTCGCGGCCGGCTTCACCCACGCCTTCCTCATCCGCGCGCCGGAGCTGATGATCGCCTCCTACCTGCGCAAGCGCGAGGCGGCGCGGTTCGAGGATTTCGGCCTCGCCCGCCAGGCGGAGTTCTTCGAGCGCGAGGCGGACCGGCTGGGGAAGCCGCCGCCGGTGGTGGACGCCAACGACGTGCTGGCCGACCCGCAAGGCACGCTCACCGCCCTCTGCGCCGCGCTCGGCATCCCATGGGACTCGGCAATGCTCCGCTGGCCCGCCGGCCGCCGCGCCAGCGACGGCGTGTGGGCGCCGCACTGGTACCAGGCGGTCGAGGCTTCGACCGGCTTCGGCCCGCCCGAGCCCTTGCCGGTGCTGGAGAGCGAGGCGGCGCGGCTCGCCGACCGCTGCCGACCCTATTACGAGCGGCTGGTGCGTCACCGTCTTGAGCCGGCCGCCCTCGATTGA